Proteins from one Candidatus Marinimicrobia bacterium CG08_land_8_20_14_0_20_45_22 genomic window:
- a CDS encoding alpha-amylase codes for MMNVREKRSPEFCGGFEFRVFFLLMAILFYLNPEDLYSGDKSPEWAKTAIWYQIFPERFRNGDTKNDPTVETLEGTWPYDHQIDWRIMPWTSDWYKLQPWEEKNAHGFYYNAQTRRYGGDIQGILDELDYLQDLGITAIYLNPIFESASAHKYGATRYHHIDNNFGPDPTGDLSIWKIENPGDPSTWKWTAADKLFLKLVQEVHARKMKIIIDGVFNHVGIPFWAFQDVRRNGKASRYADWFVIKSFDDPKTSRDEFEYQGWYGVTDLPEVWEDANGPAQGFRDHIQAVVKRWGDPNGDGDPSDGIDGWRLDVAEMVSKSFWRDFRRWVKSVNPEAYLTGEIWWEDFPNNKMFDASPWLQGDIFDGVMNYRFGDAMLKGFVDKKMHANPTGLDQLLGDIRNKYPLPAQYQLMNIMGSHDNERFASLLINPDRWIDHGGNLGYNKDFKVNRPSESDREVQKAILVFQFTYIGAPYIYYGDEVGMWGADDPDNRKPMVWSDLSYETETAHPFNMKRSADLVEVDQELFDFYKSVILLRKEHESLRQGLYRTVALDDKNNLFTFERCSKEETIRVIFNLSDKVQKIDCRILFPKSEKWKVLFGNAAFDDPLQPKSARIFIKEMK; via the coding sequence ATGATGAATGTGCGCGAAAAAAGGTCTCCCGAATTCTGTGGTGGTTTCGAATTTCGTGTCTTTTTTCTACTGATGGCAATCCTTTTTTATCTGAATCCAGAGGATTTATATTCGGGAGATAAAAGTCCTGAGTGGGCAAAAACTGCGATTTGGTATCAGATATTCCCGGAACGATTTCGGAATGGAGATACAAAAAATGATCCGACTGTCGAAACGCTTGAAGGAACCTGGCCATACGATCACCAGATCGATTGGCGAATTATGCCGTGGACATCAGATTGGTACAAATTACAGCCGTGGGAAGAGAAAAATGCCCACGGTTTTTATTACAATGCTCAAACGCGTCGGTATGGCGGAGATATTCAGGGAATTTTAGATGAACTCGATTATTTACAAGACCTCGGCATCACGGCGATCTATTTAAATCCGATTTTTGAATCGGCGTCAGCTCACAAATACGGCGCAACGAGGTATCATCACATCGACAATAACTTTGGACCGGATCCAACAGGCGATTTGTCGATTTGGAAAATAGAAAATCCGGGCGATCCATCAACTTGGAAATGGACTGCGGCCGATAAATTATTCCTGAAACTCGTTCAGGAAGTGCATGCCCGCAAAATGAAGATAATCATCGATGGGGTGTTCAATCATGTTGGTATTCCGTTTTGGGCATTCCAGGATGTCAGAAGAAATGGAAAAGCCAGCCGATACGCTGACTGGTTCGTAATCAAATCCTTTGACGACCCAAAAACCAGCCGGGATGAATTTGAATATCAAGGGTGGTATGGAGTCACTGATTTACCGGAAGTATGGGAAGATGCAAACGGACCGGCACAAGGTTTTCGGGATCACATTCAGGCGGTCGTAAAAAGATGGGGTGATCCCAATGGCGATGGTGATCCGTCGGATGGAATCGATGGCTGGCGTTTGGATGTGGCTGAGATGGTCAGCAAATCTTTCTGGCGTGATTTCCGGAGATGGGTAAAATCAGTTAATCCGGAAGCATACCTTACCGGTGAGATATGGTGGGAGGATTTTCCCAATAATAAAATGTTCGATGCATCGCCCTGGCTTCAGGGCGATATTTTCGACGGTGTGATGAATTACCGTTTCGGGGATGCGATGCTCAAGGGCTTTGTTGATAAAAAGATGCATGCGAATCCGACCGGCCTGGATCAGTTATTGGGCGATATCCGCAATAAATATCCGTTGCCGGCTCAGTATCAATTGATGAATATCATGGGCAGTCATGATAACGAGCGCTTTGCCAGCCTGCTAATAAATCCCGATCGGTGGATCGACCATGGCGGAAATCTGGGTTATAATAAGGATTTCAAGGTTAATCGTCCATCTGAATCAGACCGTGAGGTGCAGAAAGCGATCCTTGTATTTCAATTTACGTACATCGGCGCTCCATATATTTATTATGGTGATGAGGTTGGGATGTGGGGAGCCGATGATCCCGATAATCGAAAGCCGATGGTCTGGTCTGATTTGAGCTATGAAACCGAGACGGCTCATCCATTCAACATGAAAAGGTCAGCGGATTTGGTCGAGGTAGATCAGGAACTGTTCGACTTTTACAAATCTGTGATTCTTCTACGCAAGGAACACGAGAGTCTGCGCCAAGGACTTTATCGTACAGTGGCTCTTGACGATAAAAATAATTTATTTACTTTTGAAAGGTGTAGTAAAGAAGAGACAATAAGAGTGATTTTTAATCTTTCAGATAAAGTGCAAAAAATTGATTGTAGAATTCTATTTCCAAAGAGTGAAAAGTGGAAAGTTCTTTTTGGAAATGCCGCATTTGATGATCCATTACAGCCGAAATCTGCCAGAATATTT
- a CDS encoding cation-efflux pump produces the protein MNSNDVRAAKANRVTWIGFFTNLLLTALKMVAGIIGQSGAMIADAVHSLSDFITDIVVLISFRIIRRSIDHEHDYGHGKFETLATAFIGLALLIVGVGIFWQGGKKIFFNLSGSLLEKPGNIALIAAITSVIFKECLYRYTIKVGKEISSQAVVVNAWHHRSDAFSSIGTTIGIGGAILLGERWRILDPIAAVIVSFFIIKVAYSITVVSLRELSEESLDDSVENEIIEIISNCPGVIKPHDLRTRKIGYNIAIDIHIYVDQNLSICAAHEIATDVEKRIKNRYGTETFISVHTEPNILIDEDR, from the coding sequence ATGAATTCTAATGATGTTCGCGCCGCGAAAGCCAACAGGGTTACATGGATCGGCTTTTTCACAAATTTACTTTTAACAGCCCTCAAAATGGTTGCCGGAATTATAGGACAAAGCGGCGCTATGATTGCAGATGCCGTTCATTCTTTATCCGATTTTATAACGGATATTGTCGTATTGATAAGTTTTCGAATCATTCGGAGATCGATCGATCACGAACACGATTACGGACATGGTAAATTCGAAACTCTGGCCACAGCCTTCATCGGCCTGGCGCTTTTAATCGTTGGAGTTGGCATTTTCTGGCAAGGTGGGAAGAAAATTTTTTTTAACCTTTCCGGCTCTCTGCTTGAAAAACCGGGAAATATTGCTCTGATCGCGGCGATTACATCTGTAATCTTCAAAGAATGCTTATATCGGTACACGATCAAGGTCGGTAAAGAGATTTCAAGTCAGGCTGTCGTCGTCAATGCATGGCATCATCGCTCAGATGCGTTTTCATCAATCGGTACGACAATCGGCATTGGTGGCGCGATCCTTTTAGGAGAACGTTGGCGAATTCTGGACCCAATTGCCGCCGTTATTGTCAGTTTTTTCATCATCAAAGTTGCATACTCTATCACAGTCGTAAGCCTCCGTGAATTATCCGAAGAGTCGCTGGACGATTCTGTTGAAAATGAAATCATCGAGATCATTTCGAATTGCCCGGGGGTTATCAAACCTCACGATCTGCGAACTCGAAAAATCGGATATAACATTGCCATTGATATTCATATTTACGTCGATCAAAATCTTAGCATTTGTGCGGCACACGAAATCGCTACCGATGTCGAAAAACGTATTAAAAACCGATATGGCACGGAAACCTTCATTTCCGTACACACCGAACCAAATATTTTAATTGATGAAGACAGGTAG